A genomic region of Tsukamurella pulmonis contains the following coding sequences:
- a CDS encoding iron-siderophore ABC transporter substrate-binding protein: MKRQWAVVLVGAVLAVGGCSGGGGDGSASSETRSVTHARGTTQVVQHPQRVVTLEPLELDTAVALGITPVGAAVASNVTTMPAYLGVDGVDAVGTVPEPNIEKIAALKPDLILGTEARHAALYERLSKVAPTVYIKTQADPWQDNARAIGDALNRRADVDQLLAEYNARCAAIKAEFSLAGKTAQFIRPRSSQLSLYGPTSFAGSALQCVGFTIPPRDWADGIQADISLENLSTAQADYVFVPSQKPGDASSIPVEIRDNRAWFPRVSVVDTAYWVSGVGPKGGGMVLDDIERILREQR; encoded by the coding sequence ATGAAGCGGCAGTGGGCGGTTGTCCTGGTGGGTGCGGTGCTGGCGGTCGGTGGCTGTTCCGGCGGCGGCGGGGACGGTAGTGCCTCGTCGGAGACCCGGAGCGTGACGCACGCGCGCGGCACGACCCAGGTGGTCCAGCACCCGCAGCGCGTCGTGACGCTGGAACCGCTCGAGCTCGATACCGCGGTGGCCCTGGGTATCACGCCGGTCGGCGCGGCCGTCGCCAGCAACGTGACGACCATGCCCGCCTATCTCGGCGTCGACGGCGTCGACGCGGTCGGCACCGTCCCTGAACCGAACATCGAGAAGATCGCGGCACTCAAGCCCGACCTCATCCTCGGCACCGAGGCGCGTCACGCGGCGCTGTACGAGCGCCTGAGCAAGGTCGCTCCGACGGTGTACATCAAGACTCAGGCCGATCCGTGGCAGGACAACGCACGCGCGATCGGCGACGCACTGAACCGGAGGGCTGACGTCGACCAGCTGCTCGCCGAGTACAACGCGCGGTGTGCCGCGATCAAGGCGGAGTTCTCTCTCGCCGGGAAGACGGCACAGTTCATTCGGCCGCGCAGCTCCCAACTGAGCCTGTACGGCCCCACGTCCTTCGCCGGCAGTGCCCTGCAGTGCGTGGGCTTCACGATTCCTCCGCGGGACTGGGCGGACGGGATTCAAGCGGACATCTCCTTGGAGAACCTGTCGACGGCGCAGGCGGACTACGTCTTCGTCCCGTCGCAGAAGCCGGGGGACGCGTCCTCGATCCCCGTGGAGATCCGCGACAACCGCGCCTGGTTCCCTCGGGTGTCCGTCGTGGACACCGCCTACTGGGTCTCCGGAGTCGGTCCGAAGGGCGGCGGCATGGTTCTCGATGACATCGAGAGAATCCTGCGCGAACAGCGCTGA
- the lspA gene encoding signal peptidase II, with the protein MDSPATARPSWYRNPRILLAVVAVVVFLIDLAAKTTVVRHMTYGETIHVLGPFSLHFVKNPGAAFSMATGYTWVLTLIAVAVVAWIVRMGSKLTSLPWALGLGLVLGGALGNLADRIFRAPGVFRGHVIDFFSVGDWFPVFNTADSAISVAAVLLVGLTLFGRDPYEGFGEKRPRTSEKSTTAGTTGSEATDA; encoded by the coding sequence ATGGATTCCCCCGCAACCGCACGGCCGAGCTGGTATCGGAACCCGCGCATTCTCCTGGCGGTGGTCGCGGTCGTGGTCTTCCTGATCGACCTCGCGGCCAAGACCACGGTCGTCCGGCACATGACGTACGGGGAGACGATCCACGTGCTCGGCCCGTTCAGCCTCCACTTCGTGAAGAACCCGGGCGCGGCCTTCTCCATGGCCACCGGCTACACGTGGGTACTCACGCTGATCGCCGTCGCCGTGGTGGCGTGGATCGTCCGGATGGGCTCCAAGCTGACCTCGCTGCCCTGGGCACTCGGCCTCGGCCTGGTGCTCGGCGGCGCGCTCGGCAACCTCGCCGATCGGATCTTCCGCGCGCCCGGCGTCTTCCGCGGGCACGTCATCGACTTCTTCTCCGTGGGCGACTGGTTCCCCGTGTTCAACACCGCCGACAGCGCGATCAGCGTGGCCGCCGTGCTGCTCGTCGGGCTCACGCTGTTCGGGCGCGATCCCTACGAGGGCTTCGGCGAGAAGCGCCCCCGCACGTCGGAGAAGTCCACGACCGCCGGCACCACCGGATCGGAGGCGACCGATGCGTGA
- a CDS encoding ABC transporter ATP-binding protein yields MTGPGARASAAATAGSPAQKPMTFWPSLRRLLGRLREQRAAMAAAVLLSIGSVTAAVIAPKVIGSAVDAIYDGFRSQLQGGPGIDFDRVGAILTWVIALFVVSAVLQYAQGYLLNGAVQRVMYSLRREIEEKLNRLPLSYFDKQPRGELLSRVTNDIDNLGQSLTQALSQLIVSTFTVIGVLIMMLIVSPLLTAVAVVVIPLIVIFAGQIMKRSQKHFVAQWRSTGSLNAQVEEAFTGHDLVTVYGRGDALQERFAQENDALMTASYKAQFLSGLVMPISMFVGNLQYVAVCVVGGLRVAAGGMSLGDVIAFIQYSRQFTQPVTQIASMVNMLQSGVASAERVFAILDAQEQEAERPGELPEPTRGRVAFEDVSFGYKRDEPLIEGLNLVAEPGRTVAVVGHTGAGKTTLVNLIMRFYELSGGRITIDGVDIAEVERADLRRRMGMVLQDTWLFEGTIMENIRYGRLDATDEEVYAAARATFVDRFAHSLPDGYDTVLDDESGSVSAGERQLITIARAFLAEPAILILDEATSSVDTRTEVLLQKAMHALRADRTSFVIAHRLSTIRDADVIVVMDHGRIVEQGSHDELLAAGGHYAGLYRAQFEGVEI; encoded by the coding sequence ATGACCGGACCGGGAGCGCGCGCCTCCGCCGCCGCGACGGCGGGCTCGCCCGCGCAGAAGCCCATGACCTTCTGGCCCTCACTGCGGCGGCTGCTCGGCCGCCTGCGGGAGCAGCGCGCGGCCATGGCCGCCGCGGTACTGCTCTCGATCGGCTCGGTCACCGCCGCGGTGATCGCGCCGAAGGTGATCGGCAGTGCGGTCGACGCGATCTACGACGGCTTCCGCTCGCAACTCCAGGGCGGGCCGGGCATCGACTTCGACCGGGTCGGCGCCATCCTCACCTGGGTGATCGCGCTCTTCGTGGTCAGTGCCGTCCTGCAGTACGCCCAGGGCTACCTGCTCAACGGCGCCGTGCAGCGGGTCATGTACTCGCTGCGCCGCGAGATCGAGGAGAAGCTCAACCGCCTGCCGCTGAGCTACTTCGACAAGCAGCCCCGCGGCGAGCTGCTCTCCCGCGTGACCAACGACATCGACAACCTCGGCCAGTCGCTGACCCAGGCGCTCAGCCAGCTCATCGTCTCGACGTTCACCGTGATCGGCGTGCTGATCATGATGCTCATCGTCTCGCCTCTGCTCACGGCCGTCGCGGTCGTCGTGATCCCGCTCATCGTGATCTTCGCGGGCCAGATCATGAAGCGCAGCCAGAAGCACTTCGTCGCGCAGTGGCGCTCCACCGGCTCGCTCAACGCCCAGGTCGAGGAGGCCTTCACCGGGCACGACCTGGTCACCGTCTACGGTCGCGGCGACGCGCTGCAGGAGCGCTTCGCGCAGGAGAACGACGCGTTGATGACGGCCAGTTACAAGGCGCAGTTCCTCTCCGGCCTGGTCATGCCGATCAGCATGTTCGTCGGCAACCTGCAGTACGTGGCGGTGTGCGTCGTCGGCGGCCTGCGGGTCGCGGCCGGCGGCATGAGCCTGGGGGACGTGATCGCGTTCATCCAGTACTCGCGCCAGTTCACCCAGCCGGTCACCCAGATCGCGTCGATGGTGAACATGCTGCAGTCGGGCGTGGCCTCCGCCGAGCGCGTCTTCGCGATCCTCGACGCGCAGGAGCAGGAGGCGGAGCGGCCCGGGGAGCTGCCCGAACCCACGCGGGGGCGCGTCGCGTTCGAGGACGTCTCCTTCGGGTACAAGCGCGACGAGCCGCTGATCGAGGGGCTGAACCTCGTCGCCGAGCCCGGGCGCACCGTCGCCGTCGTCGGCCACACGGGCGCGGGCAAGACCACCCTGGTCAACCTGATCATGCGGTTCTACGAGCTCAGCGGCGGGCGGATCACCATCGACGGCGTCGACATCGCCGAGGTGGAGCGCGCCGACCTGCGCCGCCGGATGGGCATGGTGCTGCAGGACACCTGGCTGTTCGAGGGCACGATCATGGAGAACATCCGGTACGGCCGGCTCGACGCGACCGACGAGGAGGTCTACGCCGCCGCGCGCGCCACCTTCGTCGACCGGTTCGCGCACTCGCTGCCCGACGGCTACGACACCGTGCTCGACGACGAGTCGGGCAGCGTCTCCGCCGGCGAGAGGCAGCTGATCACCATCGCCCGCGCCTTCCTCGCCGAGCCCGCGATCCTCATCCTCGACGAGGCGACCAGCTCGGTGGACACGCGCACGGAGGTGCTGCTGCAGAAGGCGATGCACGCGCTGCGGGCGGACCGCACGAGTTTCGTGATCGCGCACCGCCTCTCGACGATCCGCGATGCGGACGTCATCGTCGTGATGGACCACGGGCGGATCGTCGAGCAGGGCTCGCACGACGAGTTGCTCGCGGCGGGCGGGCACTACGCCGGCCTGTACCGCGCGCAATTCGAGGGAGTGGAGATCTGA
- a CDS encoding serine/threonine-protein kinase has product MSDELAPGTVIGGYRIERRLGTGGMGSVYLAKHPELPRYDALKVLGASYSGDEAFRKRFLREAELAARLDHPHVVTIYNRGTEGARLWIAMQYVQGDDCSVLLKRSPTGLDPAVAVEIVSQIGRGLDRAHRAGLLHRDIKPANILVAAGDDGDDADERRALLTDFGVAKGGEDTSQLTAVGTVLATLAYASPEQLCGEELDSRSDQYSLAATFFHLVTGKVPYTGASTDAVIDAHFNAPPPRISQIREGVPPAVDAVVARGLGKTPAERFATCKEFATALKSAMTAPAARPAPRPVPRPAPPGYAPGPGHPSGPQRPMAGARPAAPSPRPSAPSPRASAPVQRTVAPGIRGQANRPAPPAARPQPPLAPQPLHGAGAPSGGMPRPPAPRPQAAQQPAAAPAKAPAQSGIPPAVLVLVGVAGIALLVLILVIAFG; this is encoded by the coding sequence ATGAGTGACGAACTCGCACCCGGGACGGTGATCGGCGGTTATCGGATCGAGCGGCGTCTCGGAACCGGTGGCATGGGCTCGGTCTACCTCGCCAAGCACCCGGAGTTGCCCCGCTACGACGCGCTCAAGGTGCTGGGCGCGTCCTATTCGGGCGACGAGGCCTTCCGCAAGCGCTTCCTGCGCGAGGCCGAGCTCGCGGCCCGGCTCGATCACCCGCACGTGGTCACGATCTACAACCGCGGCACCGAGGGGGCCCGGCTGTGGATCGCCATGCAGTACGTCCAGGGCGACGACTGCTCGGTGCTGCTCAAGCGCAGCCCGACGGGGCTCGACCCGGCAGTAGCGGTGGAGATCGTCTCCCAGATCGGCCGCGGCCTCGACCGCGCGCACCGCGCCGGCCTGCTGCACCGTGACATCAAGCCGGCCAACATCCTGGTCGCCGCCGGCGACGACGGCGACGACGCGGACGAGCGGCGCGCCCTGCTCACCGACTTCGGCGTGGCCAAGGGCGGCGAGGACACCTCGCAGCTCACGGCTGTCGGCACCGTGCTCGCCACCCTCGCCTACGCCTCGCCCGAGCAACTGTGCGGCGAGGAGCTGGACTCCCGCTCGGACCAGTACTCGCTCGCCGCGACCTTCTTCCACCTGGTGACGGGCAAGGTGCCCTACACCGGTGCCAGCACCGACGCCGTGATCGACGCCCACTTCAACGCGCCGCCGCCGCGGATCTCGCAGATCCGCGAGGGCGTTCCGCCCGCGGTCGACGCGGTCGTCGCGCGCGGGCTCGGCAAGACGCCCGCGGAACGGTTCGCCACGTGCAAGGAGTTCGCCACCGCGCTCAAGTCCGCGATGACGGCGCCCGCCGCGCGCCCGGCGCCACGGCCGGTGCCCCGCCCGGCGCCGCCGGGCTATGCGCCGGGCCCCGGGCATCCGTCCGGCCCGCAGCGCCCCATGGCCGGGGCGCGCCCGGCCGCTCCGTCGCCCCGCCCGTCCGCCCCGTCGCCCCGGGCCTCCGCGCCCGTGCAGCGGACCGTCGCCCCGGGCATCCGGGGCCAGGCGAACCGTCCCGCCCCGCCCGCCGCCCGGCCGCAGCCCCCGCTCGCGCCGCAGCCGCTGCACGGCGCGGGCGCGCCCTCGGGCGGCATGCCGCGTCCGCCGGCGCCCCGTCCGCAGGCCGCGCAGCAGCCCGCCGCGGCGCCCGCGAAGGCCCCGGCGCAGTCCGGGATCCCGCCCGCGGTCCTGGTGCTGGTGGGGGTGGCGGGGATCGCGTTGCTGGTGTTGATCTTGGTCATCGCCTTCGGCTGA
- a CDS encoding DUF1731 domain-containing protein: MATVHRSSGFIALPARALWDVLVDLERLPRWQPFVTQAPLRDPVGLGARLDWVPDLRGAWVHRRFAAPAVVTEFAPERALALTQDEPAGTTVLRWTLRPAEGGTVVEQSVRSDGASGPLFDRMVARRFAADADTSLARLSMLAGPPRAADPLHVVIAGGTGALGRRVAADLVRRGHAVTILTRSIRADLPYPQVTWDGRTVGAWAAVLDGPNTAVINLAGKLVDCRPTAANIAALTASRVDATRALVEAARGKDVRRWVQASTTAIWSDAGERWCTEDTPLPEPGLPQMTGVARPWEEAARDAGAAHRTILRTSIVLDTDSPAMAKMVGVTKAFLGGSLGDGRQWFSWIHRDDWLAVVRAGLGIEPGVDLPDGVVVAAAPNPVRNADLMRALRRHLHRPPAPPTPAPLLALGAIGMRSDPALGLTGRHATSTVLPAAGFAFAHPTLDGALDDLLG; encoded by the coding sequence ATGGCAACCGTGCATCGCAGCAGTGGATTCATCGCCCTCCCGGCGCGTGCGCTGTGGGACGTGCTCGTCGACCTGGAGCGCCTGCCGCGCTGGCAGCCCTTCGTCACGCAGGCCCCGCTGCGCGACCCCGTCGGCCTGGGCGCCCGCCTCGACTGGGTGCCGGACCTGCGCGGGGCGTGGGTGCACCGCCGATTCGCGGCGCCCGCCGTGGTCACCGAGTTCGCACCGGAGCGCGCCCTCGCGCTCACGCAGGACGAACCCGCCGGGACGACCGTGCTGCGCTGGACGCTGCGCCCGGCCGAGGGCGGCACCGTCGTCGAGCAGAGCGTGCGCTCGGACGGGGCGTCCGGCCCGCTCTTCGACCGCATGGTCGCCCGGCGGTTCGCCGCCGATGCCGACACCTCCCTCGCGCGTCTCTCCATGCTCGCCGGGCCGCCCCGCGCGGCGGACCCGCTCCACGTCGTCATCGCGGGCGGCACCGGGGCGCTCGGCCGGCGGGTGGCCGCGGACCTGGTCCGGCGCGGGCACGCGGTCACGATCCTCACCCGCTCGATCCGCGCCGACCTGCCCTACCCGCAGGTCACATGGGACGGGCGCACCGTCGGCGCGTGGGCGGCCGTGCTCGACGGCCCGAACACGGCGGTGATCAACCTCGCGGGCAAGCTCGTGGACTGCCGGCCCACGGCGGCGAACATCGCCGCCCTCACCGCGAGCCGGGTCGACGCCACCCGGGCCCTCGTCGAGGCGGCCCGCGGCAAGGACGTCCGCCGCTGGGTGCAGGCGAGCACCACGGCGATCTGGAGCGACGCGGGGGAGCGGTGGTGCACCGAGGACACCCCGCTGCCCGAGCCGGGGCTGCCGCAGATGACCGGGGTCGCGCGACCGTGGGAGGAGGCCGCCCGCGACGCCGGGGCCGCCCATCGCACGATCCTGCGCACCTCGATCGTGCTGGACACCGACTCGCCCGCGATGGCGAAGATGGTCGGCGTCACCAAGGCCTTCCTCGGCGGCAGTCTGGGCGACGGCCGGCAGTGGTTCAGCTGGATCCATCGCGACGACTGGCTCGCCGTGGTCCGGGCCGGGCTCGGGATCGAGCCGGGCGTCGACCTGCCCGACGGGGTGGTCGTCGCGGCCGCACCGAACCCCGTGCGCAACGCCGACCTGATGCGCGCGCTGCGCCGCCACCTGCACCGTCCGCCGGCCCCGCCGACGCCCGCGCCGCTGCTCGCGCTCGGCGCGATCGGGATGCGCAGCGATCCCGCGCTCGGTCTCACCGGGCGCCATGCGACGTCGACGGTGCTGCCCGCCGCCGGCTTCGCCTTCGCGCACCCGACTCTCGACGGGGCCCTGGACGACCTGCTCGGCTGA
- a CDS encoding RluA family pseudouridine synthase — MRESRTMPVPDGLDGLRVDAGVARLLGLSRTVVSELAAEGSVTLDGVAVGKSDKLHAGALLDVTLPEPARPLEIVAEPVPGMTVLYSDDDIVVVDKPVGVAAHASVGWTGPTVIGGLAAAGFRISTSGAPERQGIVHRLDVGTSGVMAVAVSERAYTVLKRAFKQRTVDKRYHALVQGHPDPLSGTIDAPIGRHRSSDWKFAVTKDGKPSITHYDTIEAFQAATLLDVHLETGRTHQIRVHFAALHHPCCGDQTYGSDPVLAKRLGLDRQWLHARTLGFTHPTKGEYVEFTSPYPDDLQHALDVLRDA, encoded by the coding sequence ATGCGTGAGTCGCGCACCATGCCCGTCCCCGACGGGCTCGACGGCCTGCGGGTGGATGCGGGCGTCGCCCGCCTGCTCGGGCTCTCGCGGACCGTCGTCTCCGAACTGGCGGCCGAGGGCTCCGTCACGCTCGACGGGGTCGCGGTCGGCAAGTCCGACAAGCTGCACGCCGGCGCGCTGCTCGACGTGACGCTGCCCGAACCCGCCCGGCCGCTGGAGATCGTGGCCGAGCCCGTGCCGGGCATGACCGTGCTCTACTCCGATGACGACATCGTGGTCGTCGACAAGCCCGTGGGCGTCGCCGCGCACGCCTCCGTCGGCTGGACCGGCCCGACGGTGATCGGCGGCCTCGCCGCCGCGGGCTTCCGCATCTCCACCTCGGGCGCACCCGAACGCCAGGGCATCGTGCACCGCCTCGACGTGGGCACCTCCGGCGTCATGGCCGTCGCCGTCTCCGAGCGCGCCTACACGGTGCTCAAGCGGGCGTTCAAGCAGCGCACCGTCGACAAGCGCTACCACGCGCTGGTGCAGGGCCACCCGGATCCGCTCTCCGGCACCATCGACGCGCCGATCGGCCGGCACCGCAGCTCCGACTGGAAGTTCGCGGTCACCAAGGACGGCAAGCCGTCGATCACGCACTACGACACGATCGAGGCCTTCCAGGCCGCGACGCTGCTCGACGTGCACCTCGAGACCGGACGCACGCACCAGATCCGCGTGCATTTCGCGGCCCTGCACCATCCCTGCTGCGGCGATCAGACCTACGGCTCCGATCCGGTGCTCGCCAAGCGGCTCGGCCTCGACCGGCAGTGGTTGCACGCCCGCACGCTCGGCTTCACGCACCCCACGAAGGGGGAGTACGTGGAGTTCACCTCGCCCTACCCCGACGATCTGCAGCACGCCCTGGACGTCCTGCGCGACGCGTGA
- a CDS encoding ABC transporter ATP-binding protein, with product MTLLRLIAAHLRPYRPWLLAVAAFQLVSVVANLVLPSINAKIIDLGVTPGDTGYIWRMGGIMLVITLFQVIAAGGATYFAARSAMAFGRDTRRSLFGRVRTFSGREVSGFGAASLITRTTNDVQQVQLLVLMTLSMMIQAPFMAVGGVIMALREEPGLAWLMVVAVPVLGAVLGVVIAKMIPGFRVVQTRLDSVNKVLREQLTGVRVIRAFVREPVERERFDGANTALTGASIRVMRLMAVMFPWVMLVLNLSTVAVWWFGSHLIADGTAQIGSVTAYMQYMMQILMSVMMATFMVMMVPRASVAAERISGVLGTTSTVAPPADPDPLPAITGAVQLDDVTMCYPGAAKPVLQNVNLAAHPGETIAIIGSTGSGKTTLINLLARLFDATGGAVRYDGVDVRDLRADALWGHVGLVPQRAYLFSGTVASNLRFGNPDATDDELAEALRIAQAADFVAELGGLDAPIAQGGTNVSGGQRQRLAIARALVAKPAIYLFDDSFSALDLATDAKLRAALRPHTRDATVVIVGQRISTIAGADQILVLEDGEVVGQGTHAELLETCPTYQEIAGSQATAGSAA from the coding sequence GTGACCCTGCTCAGACTCATCGCCGCGCACCTGCGGCCCTACCGCCCCTGGCTGCTCGCCGTGGCGGCCTTCCAGCTCGTCAGCGTCGTCGCCAACCTCGTACTGCCCAGCATCAACGCCAAGATCATCGACCTCGGCGTCACGCCGGGCGACACCGGCTACATCTGGCGGATGGGCGGGATCATGCTGGTGATCACGCTGTTCCAGGTGATCGCCGCCGGCGGCGCCACCTACTTCGCGGCCCGCAGCGCCATGGCCTTCGGCCGCGACACCCGGCGGTCCCTGTTCGGCCGGGTCCGCACGTTCTCCGGCCGCGAGGTCTCCGGTTTCGGCGCCGCCTCGCTCATCACCCGCACCACCAACGACGTGCAGCAGGTGCAGCTGCTCGTGCTCATGACCCTGTCGATGATGATCCAGGCCCCGTTCATGGCCGTCGGCGGCGTGATCATGGCGCTGCGCGAGGAGCCGGGCCTGGCCTGGCTCATGGTGGTCGCGGTGCCCGTGCTCGGCGCGGTCCTCGGCGTGGTGATCGCCAAGATGATCCCCGGCTTCCGCGTCGTGCAGACCCGGCTGGATTCGGTCAACAAGGTGCTGCGCGAACAGCTCACCGGCGTCCGGGTGATCCGGGCCTTCGTCCGCGAGCCCGTCGAGCGGGAGCGTTTCGACGGTGCCAACACCGCCCTCACCGGGGCCTCGATCCGCGTGATGCGGCTCATGGCGGTCATGTTCCCGTGGGTGATGCTGGTGCTCAACCTCTCCACTGTCGCCGTGTGGTGGTTCGGGTCGCACCTCATCGCCGACGGCACGGCGCAGATCGGCTCCGTCACCGCCTACATGCAGTACATGATGCAGATCCTCATGTCGGTGATGATGGCGACCTTCATGGTGATGATGGTCCCGCGCGCGTCCGTCGCCGCCGAGCGCATCAGCGGCGTGCTGGGGACCACCTCCACGGTCGCGCCGCCGGCGGACCCCGATCCGCTGCCCGCGATCACCGGCGCCGTCCAGCTCGACGACGTCACGATGTGCTACCCCGGCGCCGCGAAGCCGGTGCTGCAGAACGTGAATCTGGCGGCCCACCCCGGCGAGACGATCGCGATCATCGGGTCCACGGGCTCGGGGAAGACGACGCTGATCAACCTCCTCGCCCGCCTCTTCGACGCCACCGGCGGGGCCGTCCGCTACGACGGCGTGGACGTGCGCGATCTGCGCGCGGACGCCCTGTGGGGGCACGTCGGCCTGGTGCCGCAGCGCGCCTACCTCTTCAGCGGCACCGTCGCGAGCAACCTGCGCTTCGGCAACCCGGACGCGACCGACGACGAGCTCGCCGAGGCCCTGCGCATCGCGCAGGCGGCGGACTTCGTCGCCGAACTCGGCGGCCTCGACGCGCCGATCGCCCAGGGCGGCACCAACGTCTCCGGCGGGCAGCGCCAGCGGCTCGCGATCGCCCGCGCGCTCGTCGCGAAGCCCGCGATCTACCTCTTCGACGACAGCTTCTCCGCGCTCGACCTCGCGACGGACGCGAAGCTGCGGGCCGCACTGCGCCCGCACACCCGCGACGCGACGGTCGTCATCGTCGGCCAGCGGATCTCGACCATCGCGGGCGCCGATCAGATCCTGGTGCTCGAGGACGGCGAGGTCGTCGGTCAGGGCACCCACGCCGAACTGCTCGAGACCTGTCCCACCTATCAGGAGATCGCCGGCAGCCAGGCGACGGCGGGGAGTGCAGCATGA
- a CDS encoding asparaginase, translating into MPEVIVLATGGTIASRHDDSGAAVPADGGADLLAAAGGVQGVTVTVRDVTAVDSSALTLDQLDEIRAAVADALASPDVAGVVVTHGTDTMEETSLLVDLSHADPRPVVFTGAQHPADSPTADGPANLAEAIAVAADPAHRGLGVLLSFAGQVQTVRGLAKVSTTAPQPFAGGLPVAELRGTAPHRLLTKAAPIADVRVDVVASYPGADGALVDAAVAAGARGIVLAGTGSGNTTVALADAVRRAIDAGVVVVVSTRIAAGAVDAAYGGGGGAADLVSAGALLSRRLRPGQARIVLLALLAAGVGPRWIGAYLGR; encoded by the coding sequence ATGCCAGAAGTGATCGTGCTCGCCACCGGCGGCACCATCGCCAGCCGTCACGACGATTCCGGTGCCGCGGTCCCCGCCGACGGCGGCGCCGACCTGCTCGCCGCCGCCGGCGGCGTGCAGGGAGTCACCGTGACGGTGCGCGATGTGACCGCCGTGGACTCCTCCGCACTGACGCTCGACCAGCTCGACGAGATCCGTGCCGCCGTCGCCGACGCCCTCGCCTCGCCCGACGTGGCCGGGGTCGTGGTGACGCACGGCACCGACACGATGGAGGAGACCTCGCTGCTGGTGGACCTCAGCCACGCCGACCCGCGGCCCGTGGTCTTCACCGGCGCGCAGCACCCCGCGGACTCCCCCACCGCCGACGGGCCCGCCAACCTCGCGGAGGCGATCGCGGTAGCGGCGGATCCCGCCCACCGCGGGCTGGGGGTGCTGCTGTCGTTCGCCGGACAGGTGCAGACGGTGCGCGGCCTGGCGAAGGTCTCGACCACCGCGCCGCAGCCCTTCGCGGGCGGCCTGCCGGTGGCGGAGCTGCGCGGCACCGCGCCGCACCGCCTACTCACCAAGGCGGCACCGATCGCGGACGTCCGGGTGGACGTGGTGGCCTCCTATCCGGGCGCCGATGGTGCGCTCGTCGACGCCGCGGTGGCCGCCGGCGCGCGCGGGATCGTGCTCGCGGGCACCGGGAGCGGCAACACCACCGTCGCGCTGGCGGACGCCGTGCGCCGGGCGATCGACGCCGGCGTGGTGGTGGTCGTGTCGACCCGGATCGCGGCGGGCGCCGTGGACGCCGCGTACGGCGGGGGCGGCGGCGCGGCCGATCTGGTCTCGGCCGGTGCGCTGCTGTCGCGCCGGCTGCGGCCCGGGCAGGCCCGGATCGTGCTGCTCGCGCTGCTGGCGGCGGGTGTGGGCCCGCGGTGGATCGGCGCCTACCTGGGGCGGTAG
- a CDS encoding TetR/AcrR family transcriptional regulator, whose translation MPAANETRSRAPHLPPDERRAALIAATRDALLEHGAVPTTKQIAAAAGVAEGTIFRVFASKEDLLDAVMLESFDPEPLLAEIDAIDPALPLRMRLYRFTELVQGRFQRIFGLMDALGLVAPPHTRDREAHRRAKDGGPALMARLRGVIGDDADQLTVPPEEAIHLLRLLTFSGSHPHISEGAILAPHRIVDVLLDGIAAQPPSSSARRTSHP comes from the coding sequence GTGCCTGCGGCTAACGAAACCCGATCCCGCGCGCCGCACCTGCCGCCCGACGAGCGGCGCGCGGCGCTGATCGCGGCCACCCGGGACGCTCTCCTCGAGCACGGCGCCGTGCCCACCACCAAGCAGATCGCCGCGGCCGCCGGGGTCGCCGAGGGCACCATCTTCCGCGTCTTCGCCTCCAAGGAGGACCTGCTCGACGCCGTCATGCTCGAATCCTTCGACCCCGAGCCGCTGCTCGCGGAGATCGACGCCATCGACCCCGCCCTGCCGCTGCGGATGCGCCTGTACCGGTTCACCGAACTGGTCCAGGGCCGCTTCCAGCGGATCTTCGGCCTGATGGACGCCCTCGGCCTGGTCGCCCCGCCGCACACCCGCGACCGGGAGGCGCACCGTCGGGCGAAGGACGGCGGTCCGGCGCTCATGGCCCGGCTCCGCGGCGTCATCGGCGACGACGCCGATCAGCTCACCGTCCCGCCCGAGGAGGCCATCCACCTGCTCCGGCTGCTCACCTTCTCCGGCAGCCACCCGCACATCAGCGAGGGCGCGATCCTCGCCCCGCACCGCATCGTCGACGTCCTGCTCGACGGCATCGCAGCCCAGCCCCCGAGCTCCTCCGCACGAAGGACCAGCCACCCGTGA